One segment of Oncorhynchus kisutch isolate 150728-3 unplaced genomic scaffold, Okis_V2 scaffold861, whole genome shotgun sequence DNA contains the following:
- the LOC116362667 gene encoding uncharacterized protein LOC116362667 translates to MYLVCFHLGQCVLGVSEAVDVEKVLCELVLSQCVLGVSEAVDVEKVLCELVLSQCVFGVSEAVDIEKVLCELVLSQCVLGVSEAVDVVKVLCELVLSQCVLGVSEAVDVEKVLCELVLSQCVLGVSEAVDVEKELCELVLSQCVLGVSEAVDVVKVLCELVLSQCVLGVSEAVDVEKVLCELVLSQCVLGVSEAVDVEKELCELVLSQCVLGVSEAVDVVKVLCELVLSQCVLGVSEAVDVVKVLCELVLSQCVLGVSEAVDVEKVLCELVLSQCVLGVSEAVDVEKVLCELVLSQCVLGVSEAVDVEKVLCELVLSQCVLGVSEAVDVEKVLCELVLSQCVLGVREAVDVEKVLCELVLSQCVLGVSEAVDVEKVLCELVLSQCVLGVSEAVDVEKVLCELVLSQCVFGVSEAVDIEKVLCELVLSQCVLGVSEAVDVVKVLCELVLSQCVLGVSEAVDVEKVLCELVLSQCVLGVSEAVDVEKELCELVLSQCVLGVSEAVDVVKVLCELVLSQCVLGVSEAVDVEKVLCELVLSQCVLGVSEAVDVEKVLCDLVLSQCVLGVSEAVDVEKVLCELVLSQCVLGVSEAVDVEKVLCELVLSQCVLGVSEAVDVEKVLCELVLSQCVLGVSEAVDVEKVLCELVLSQCVLGVSEAVDVEKVLCELVLSQCVLGVSEAVDVEKVLCELVLSQCVLGVSEAVDVEKVLCELVLSQCVLGVSEAVDVEKVLCELVLSQCVLGVSEAVDVVKVLCELVLSQCVLGVSEAVDVEKVLCELVLSQCVLGVSEAVDVEKVL, encoded by the exons ATGTATCTTGTTTGTTTCCATCTTGGTCAGTGTGTATTAGGAGTTAGTGAGGCTGTAGATGTAGAGAAGGTATTGTGTGAACTAGTCCTCAGTCAGTGTGTATTAGGAGTTAGTGAGGCTGTAGATGTAGAGAAGGTATTGTGTGAACTAGTCCTCAGTCAGTGTGTATTTGGAGTTAGTGAGGCTGTAGATATAGAGAAGGTATTGTGTGAACTAGTCCTCAGTCAGTGTGTATTAGGAGTTAGTGAGGCTGTAGATGTAGTGAAGGTATTGTGTGAACTAGTCCTCAGTCAGTGTGTATTAGGAGTTAGTGAGGCTGTAGATGTAGAGAAGGTATTGTGTGAACTAGTCCTCAGTCAGTGTGTATTAGGAGTTAGTGAGGCTGTAGATGTAGAGAAGGAATTGTGTGAACTAGTCCTCAGTCAGTGTGTATTAGGAGTTAGTGAGGCTGTAGATGTAGTGAAGGTATTGTGTGAACTAGTCCTCAGTCAGTGTGTATTAGGAGTTAGTGAGGCTGTAGATGTAGAGAAGGTATTGTGTGAACTAGTCCTCAGTCAGTGTGTATTAGGAGTTAGTGAGGCTGTAGATGTAGAGAAGGAATTGTGTGAACTAGTCCTCAGTCAGTGTGTATTAGGAGTTAGTGAGGCTGTAGATGTAGTGAAGGTATTGTGTGAACTAGTCCTCAGTCAGTGTGTATTAGGAGTTAGTGAGGCTGTAGATGTAGTGAAGGTATTGTGTGAACTAGTCCTCAGTCAGTGTGTATTAGGAGTTAGTGAGGCTGTAGATGTAGAGAAGGTATTGTGTGAACTAGTCCTCAGTCAGTGTGTATTAGGAGTTAGTGAGGCTGTAGATGTAGAGAAGGTATTGTGTGAACTAGTCCTCAGTCAGTGTGTATTAGGAGTTAGTGAGGCTGTAGATGTAGAGAAGGTATTGTGTGAACTAGTCCTCAGTCAGTGTGTATTAGGAGTTAGTGAGGCTGTAGATGTAGAGAAGGTATTGTGTGAACTAGTCCTCAGTCAGTGTGTATTAGGAGTTCGTGAGGCTGTAGATGTAGAGAAGGTATTGTGTGAACTAGTCCTCAGTCAGTGTGTATTAGGAGTTAGTGAGGCTGTAGATGTAGAGAAGGTATTGTGTGAACTAGTCCTCAGTCAGTGTGTATTAGGAGTTAGTGAGGCTGTAGATGTAGAGAAGGTATTGTGTGAACTAGTCCTCAGTCAGTGTGTATTTGGAGTTAGTGAGGCTGTAGATATAGAGAAGGTATTGTGTGAACTAGTCCTCAGTCAGTGTGTATTAGGAGTTAGTGAGGCTGTAGATGTAGTGAAGGTATTGTGTGAACTAGTCCTCAGTCAGTGTGTATTAGGAGTTAGTGAGGCTGTAGATGTAGAGAAGGTATTGTGTGAACTAGTCCTCAGTCAGTGTGTATTAGGAGTTAGTGAGGCTGTAGATGTAGAGAAGGAATTGTGTGAACTAGTCCTCAGTCAGTGTGTATTAGGAGTTAGTGAGGCTGTAGATGTAGTGAAGGTATTGTGTGAACTAGTCCTCAGTCAGTGTGTATTAGGAGTTAGTGAGGCTGTAGATGTAGAGAAGGTATTGTGTGAACTAGTCCTCAGTCAGTGTGTATTAGGAGTTAGTGAGGCTGTAGATGTAGAGAAGGTATTGTGTGACCTAGTCCTCAGTCAGTGTGTATTAGGAGTTAGTGAGGCTGTAGATGTAGAGAAGGTATTGTGTGAACTAGTCCTCAGTCAGTGTGTATTAGGAGTTAGTGAGGCTGTAGATGTAGAGAAGGTATTGTGTGAACTAGTCCTCAGTCAGTGTGTATTAGGAGTTAGTGAGGCTGTAGATGTAGAGAAGGTATTGTGTGAACTAGTCCTCAGTCAGTGTGTATTAGGAGTTAGTGAGGCTGTAGATGTAGAGAAGGTATTGTGTGAACTAGTCCTCAGTCAGTGTGTATTAGGAGTTAGTGAGGCTGTAGATGTAGAGAAGGTATTGTGTGAACTAGTCCTCAGTCAGTGTGTATTAGGAGTTAGTGAGGCTGTAGATGTAGAGAAGGTATTGTGTGAACTAGTCCTCAGTCAGTGTGTATTAGGAGTTAGTGAGGCTGTAGATGTAGAGAAGGTATTGTGTGAACTAGTCCTCAGTCAGTGTGTATTAGGAGTTAGTGAGGCTGTAGATGTAGAGAAGGTATTGTGTGAACTAGTCCTCAGTCAGTGTGTATTAGGAGTTAGTGAGGCTGTAGATGTAGTGAAGGTATTGTGTGAACTAGTCCTCAGTCAGTGTGTATTAGGAGTTAGTGAGGCTGTAGATGTAGAGAAGGTATTGTGTGAACTAGTCCTCAGTCAGTGTGTATTAGGAGTTAGTGAGGCTGTAGATGTAGAGAAG GTATTGTGA